The following proteins come from a genomic window of Amaranthus tricolor cultivar Red isolate AtriRed21 chromosome 14, ASM2621246v1, whole genome shotgun sequence:
- the LOC130799811 gene encoding uncharacterized protein LOC130799811, protein MPINNNQASMHYPFEPNSQSQDNNCKVPDIYTNSKTGLAAPFREQDQYMPIAIVVRIMRRALPPQAKVADEAKELLQGCVSEFISFITSEANKNCQLEHRKTITAEDVIGAMSRLGFEHYLQPLSMYRQKYRESETLPTAVPRRMAYFNNDVNAITSTTSVMPPFALVHPHYAMIATLPSVSVGNGPNLGLRSGDGSGGSDGAGPSESPQDGFDFFYTYDKYK, encoded by the coding sequence ATGCCCATCAATAACAATCAAGCCTCAATGCATTACCCATTTGAACCTAACTCTCAAAGCCAAGACAACAATTGCAAGGTTCCTGATATATACACCAACTCTAAGACCGGGTTGGCAGCCCCATTTCGTGAGCAAGATCAGTACATGCCCATCGCAATTGTGGTTAGAATAATGAGGAGGGCCTTACCTCCACAGGCAAAAGTGGCTGATGAGGCTAAGGAATTGCTACAAGGATGTGTTTCTGAGTTCATTAGCTTTATCACAAGTGAAGCTAATAAGAATTGTCAATTGGAGCATCGCAAGACCATAACAGCTGAAGATGTTATAGGGGCTATGTCTAGACTTGGATTTGAGCATTATCTCCAGCCTCTTTCGATGTATCGTCAAAAGTATCGTGAAAGCGAGACGTTACCTACTGCGGTTCCTAGGCGTATGGCTTACTTTAACAATGATGTTAATGCTATCACATCCACAACTTCTGTTATGCCTCCTTTTGCCTTGGTTCATCCTCATTATGCTATGATTGCTACTCTTCCTAGTGTTTCGGTTGGGAATGGCCCAAATTTGGGTCTTAGAAGTGGTGATGGGTCAGGTGGCAGTGATGGAGCGGGTCCATCTGAGTCACCTCAAGATGGATTTGACTTCTTTTATACATATGATAAATATAAGTAA